In Tepidimonas taiwanensis, the following are encoded in one genomic region:
- a CDS encoding M48 family metallopeptidase, with product MSAAPPEHAAAAAPSQALWAHPHANREIVLRGVRVAYECRRSARRTLGLLAGPQGLSVRAPRGAAWADIEAFLQHKADWVLTQWRRLAERPRPAWPPRTPALIEQARQRFAERVAHYAPLLGVAPARLRVSDARTRWGSASSRGTIALNWRLVCLPPALLDYVVVHELAHLREMNHGPAFWALVAAVLPDYAQRRAALHRHPLR from the coding sequence ATGAGCGCCGCGCCGCCTGAGCATGCGGCGGCCGCCGCCCCGTCGCAGGCGCTGTGGGCGCACCCGCACGCCAACCGCGAGATCGTCCTGCGCGGGGTGCGCGTCGCCTACGAGTGCCGGCGCAGCGCGCGGCGCACGCTCGGCCTGCTCGCCGGCCCGCAGGGGTTGAGCGTGCGGGCCCCGCGCGGTGCGGCGTGGGCCGATATCGAAGCCTTTCTTCAGCACAAGGCCGACTGGGTGCTGACCCAGTGGCGACGGTTGGCCGAGCGGCCGCGCCCGGCGTGGCCCCCGCGCACGCCGGCGCTGATCGAACAGGCGCGCCAGCGCTTTGCCGAGCGCGTGGCGCACTATGCCCCGCTGCTGGGGGTGGCACCGGCGCGGCTGCGCGTGTCGGATGCGCGCACCCGCTGGGGCAGCGCGAGCAGCCGCGGCACGATCGCGCTCAACTGGCGGCTGGTGTGCCTGCCGCCGGCGCTGCTGGACTACGTCGTCGTCCACGAACTGGCGCACTTGCGCGAGATGAACCACGGCCCGGCGTTCTGGGCGCTGGTGGCGGCGGTACTGCCGGACTACGCGCAGCGGCGCGCGGCGCTGCACCGCCACCCGCTGCGCTGA
- a CDS encoding lysophospholipid acyltransferase family protein, with translation MNALRSWLHLLFMGVTVVPWATAAVLMAPFVSSQRLYSFCIGWVRLQVWAARWMLGIRNEVIGWEHLPVGKNAPAILLAKHQSTWETFCLPVLMPHPLAFVFKKELLYIPFFGWALGSLDMIHIDRAKRAQAFQKVVEQGRRLLAKGTWVIMFPEGTRVERGQRGQYKSGGTRLAVQTGAPVIPIAVTSGRCWPRRAIVKRPGTVVFSIGRPIPSVGRDPDELMREVEAWIEAEMRRLDPEAYTPVAGNSPPGANRDERRAA, from the coding sequence ATGAACGCCCTACGCTCGTGGCTGCACCTGCTGTTCATGGGGGTGACCGTCGTGCCGTGGGCGACGGCGGCGGTGCTGATGGCGCCGTTCGTCTCGTCGCAGCGTCTGTATTCGTTTTGCATTGGCTGGGTGCGGCTGCAGGTGTGGGCGGCGCGCTGGATGCTGGGCATCCGCAACGAGGTGATCGGCTGGGAGCACTTGCCGGTTGGAAAAAACGCGCCGGCGATTCTGCTGGCCAAACACCAGTCCACGTGGGAGACGTTTTGCCTGCCGGTGCTGATGCCGCACCCGCTCGCGTTCGTCTTCAAGAAAGAGCTGCTCTACATCCCGTTTTTCGGCTGGGCGCTGGGGTCGTTGGACATGATCCACATCGACCGTGCCAAGCGGGCGCAGGCGTTTCAGAAGGTCGTGGAGCAGGGGCGGCGGCTGCTGGCCAAAGGCACCTGGGTCATCATGTTCCCCGAGGGAACGCGGGTCGAGCGCGGCCAGCGCGGGCAGTACAAGAGCGGCGGCACGCGGCTGGCGGTGCAGACCGGCGCGCCCGTGATCCCGATCGCGGTCACGTCCGGGCGCTGCTGGCCGCGCCGCGCGATCGTCAAACGGCCCGGCACGGTGGTGTTCTCGATCGGGCGGCCGATCCCGAGCGTGGGCCGCGATCCGGACGAGCTGATGCGCGAGGTGGAGGCGTGGATCGAAGCCGAAATGCGCCGCCTCGATCCGGAAGCGTACACGCCCGTCGCCGGCAACTCGCCGCCAGGGGCAAACCGAGATGAGCGCCGCGCCGCCTGA
- the gmhB gene encoding D-glycero-beta-D-manno-heptose 1,7-bisphosphate 7-phosphatase: MPARDLRLVVIDRDGTLNQDPEDFLHGPDDWQPLPGALEAIARLNEAGWRVVVASNQAGLGRGLFDLDTLNAIHARMHKAVAQAGGRIEAVFFCPHAPEDACDCRKPAPGLFRQIAARFGTSPSQLVVVGDSVRDAGAGVAAGCDTHLVLTGQSAAWRGVGRPPGVPQAVALHDDLLAFAEALVERDASAGREGAA, from the coding sequence ATGCCCGCGCGCGACCTGCGGCTCGTCGTCATCGACCGGGACGGCACGCTCAACCAGGACCCGGAGGATTTCCTCCACGGCCCCGACGACTGGCAGCCGCTGCCCGGGGCGCTGGAAGCGATCGCGCGCCTGAACGAGGCCGGCTGGCGCGTCGTCGTCGCGTCCAACCAGGCGGGGCTGGGGCGCGGGCTCTTCGATCTGGATACGCTCAACGCCATTCACGCGCGCATGCACAAGGCCGTCGCGCAGGCGGGCGGGCGCATCGAGGCGGTGTTCTTCTGCCCCCATGCGCCGGAGGACGCGTGCGACTGCCGCAAGCCCGCACCGGGCCTGTTCCGCCAGATCGCCGCGCGCTTCGGTACGTCGCCATCCCAGCTCGTCGTCGTCGGCGATTCGGTGCGCGACGCGGGGGCGGGGGTGGCGGCCGGGTGTGACACCCATCTCGTGTTGACCGGACAGTCCGCGGCGTGGCGCGGCGTCGGTCGGCCCCCGGGTGTGCCGCAGGCCGTGGCGTTGCACGACGACCTGCTCGCGTTTGCCGAGGCGCTGGTCGAGCGCGACGCGTCGGCGGGACGGGAGGGCGCGGCATGA